In Devosia sp. 1566, a single genomic region encodes these proteins:
- a CDS encoding penicillin-binding protein 1A, translating into MLRLLGWLFSFGMFAVLGVLALAAVYLTMVTAQLPDYTVLKDYQPPVTTRVHAADGTLLAEYARERRLFQPIETVPPLLVNAFLSAEDKDFYHHGGIAIDGVVRAVRDNLLQKLDGGSGPMVGASTITQQVAKNFLLSSEQTWDRKIQEALLAVRIESTFSKDRILELYLNEIFLGLNSYGVAAAALNYFDKALYQLTLSEAAYIAALPKGPNNYHPFRRPEAAVQRRNWVIDRMVENGYVTPEEATAAKAEPLNVIPRASGSQLYSAEYFTEEVRRELAKLYGEDQLYGGGLSVRTTLEPKLQEYARRALMDGLIAFDHSKGFREPVASIEIGQDWGLDVAKIQPLRDVPEWRLAVVLEMNGNQARIGLRPADDVDGAISDERTEAVLSGPEIKWVSKPLSSILKVGDVVYVSPVAGKDGIYTLEQLPEIEGALVAMDPRTGRVLAMVGGFSFAESEFNRATQALRQPGSSFKPIVYAAALDNGYTPASVVLDAPVEIRNSDGSVWRPENYAQQFYGPQTLRRGIERSRNVMTVRLAKDLGMPLVAEYARLFGVYDSMQPVLAMALGAGETTDMRMTAAYATIANGGRKIVPTLIDRIQDRYGMTVYRHDERVCEGCKAQAWQGQGEPIIVDNREQVLDPMTAYQITSMMEGVVQRGTGTAAKALNRPVAGKTGTTNDYKDAWFVGFTPELAVGVYVGYDQPRSMGSSVTGGTFSVNIFTEFMQNALRGKPPTPFNVPSGMATAWINPNSGVEAYQGESAILEAFKPGSGPNLMTSVIGIESGGYNTAQSQQPQPGYEAYRQPYSGGFQDSPAQAMPSGRFQEYEAPQSLSE; encoded by the coding sequence ATGCTGCGCTTGCTTGGCTGGCTGTTTAGTTTTGGAATGTTCGCGGTGCTGGGGGTGCTGGCGCTCGCGGCAGTGTATCTGACCATGGTTACGGCCCAGCTGCCCGACTACACCGTGCTGAAGGACTACCAGCCTCCCGTGACGACGCGCGTGCATGCCGCCGATGGCACGCTCTTGGCTGAATATGCGCGCGAGCGCCGGCTGTTCCAGCCGATCGAGACCGTGCCGCCGCTGCTGGTGAACGCGTTCTTGTCGGCCGAGGACAAGGATTTCTACCATCATGGCGGCATCGCCATCGATGGCGTGGTGCGCGCCGTGCGTGACAACCTGCTGCAAAAGCTCGATGGCGGCAGTGGCCCAATGGTGGGCGCCTCGACCATTACCCAGCAGGTGGCCAAGAATTTCCTGCTGAGCTCGGAGCAGACCTGGGACCGCAAGATCCAGGAAGCGCTGCTGGCCGTGCGCATCGAATCGACGTTCTCCAAAGATCGGATCCTCGAACTCTATCTCAACGAGATTTTCCTTGGGCTGAACTCCTATGGCGTGGCTGCAGCGGCGCTGAACTATTTCGACAAGGCACTCTACCAACTCACGCTCAGCGAAGCGGCCTATATCGCTGCCCTCCCAAAGGGCCCGAATAATTACCACCCATTCCGGCGACCCGAGGCGGCCGTACAGCGCCGGAACTGGGTAATCGATCGCATGGTCGAGAACGGCTATGTGACGCCCGAAGAAGCGACCGCCGCCAAGGCGGAGCCACTCAACGTCATTCCACGGGCGTCGGGCAGCCAGTTGTACTCGGCCGAATATTTCACCGAGGAAGTGCGTCGCGAACTGGCCAAGCTTTATGGGGAAGACCAGCTTTATGGCGGCGGCTTGTCGGTGCGCACGACGCTTGAGCCTAAGCTGCAGGAATATGCCCGCCGGGCGCTGATGGACGGGCTGATCGCGTTTGATCATTCCAAGGGATTCCGCGAGCCGGTTGCCAGCATCGAGATCGGCCAGGACTGGGGCCTGGATGTTGCCAAGATCCAGCCGCTCCGCGACGTGCCGGAGTGGCGGCTTGCCGTGGTGCTGGAGATGAATGGCAACCAGGCCAGGATCGGACTGCGACCCGCAGATGACGTTGACGGCGCCATTTCGGACGAGCGGACGGAAGCTGTGCTGTCCGGGCCCGAGATCAAGTGGGTGTCCAAGCCGCTGTCGAGCATCCTCAAGGTTGGGGATGTGGTTTATGTTTCCCCGGTCGCGGGCAAGGACGGAATTTACACGCTCGAGCAACTGCCCGAGATCGAGGGCGCGTTGGTGGCAATGGACCCGCGCACCGGCCGGGTGCTCGCCATGGTGGGCGGTTTCTCGTTCGCGGAAAGCGAGTTCAACCGCGCCACCCAGGCCCTGCGCCAGCCCGGCTCCTCGTTCAAGCCAATCGTTTATGCAGCGGCGCTCGATAATGGCTATACGCCCGCATCGGTGGTGCTCGACGCGCCAGTAGAAATCCGCAATTCGGATGGCTCGGTTTGGCGGCCGGAAAACTATGCGCAGCAGTTCTATGGCCCGCAAACGCTGCGGCGCGGCATCGAGCGCAGCCGGAACGTGATGACGGTTCGACTGGCCAAGGACCTGGGCATGCCGCTGGTGGCAGAATATGCGCGCCTGTTCGGCGTTTATGACTCCATGCAGCCCGTGCTCGCGATGGCGCTGGGTGCCGGCGAAACCACCGATATGCGGATGACGGCAGCTTACGCCACCATCGCCAATGGCGGCCGCAAGATCGTGCCGACGCTGATCGACCGCATCCAGGACCGTTATGGCATGACGGTTTACCGGCATGACGAGCGGGTATGCGAAGGCTGCAAGGCGCAGGCCTGGCAGGGGCAGGGCGAGCCGATCATTGTGGATAATCGTGAGCAGGTGCTCGATCCGATGACGGCCTATCAGATCACCTCGATGATGGAGGGTGTCGTGCAACGCGGCACCGGAACGGCCGCCAAGGCGCTCAACCGTCCGGTGGCTGGCAAAACCGGCACTACCAATGACTACAAGGACGCATGGTTTGTGGGCTTCACCCCTGAACTGGCGGTCGGGGTTTATGTTGGCTATGACCAGCCGCGTTCCATGGGCTCTTCGGTGACCGGCGGCACGTTCTCGGTCAATATCTTCACCGAGTTCATGCAGAACGCCCTGCGGGGCAAGCCGCCGACGCCATTCAACGTACCCTCCGGCATGGCCACGGCCTGGATCAATCCGAACTCCGGCGTCGAGGCCTATCAGGGTGAATCGGCTATTCTCGAGGCCTTCAAGCCTGGCAGCGGCCCCAATCTGATGACCTCGGTCATCGGCATCGAAAGTGGCGGCTACAACACGGCACAAAGCCAGCAGCCGCAGCCGGGCTATGAGGCTTATCGGCAACCTTATTCAGGTGGCTTCCAGGATTCGCCCGCCCAAGCCATGCCCAGCGGCCGCTTCCAGGAGTATGAGGCCCCGCAATCCCTGTCGGAGTAA
- a CDS encoding N-acetylmuramoyl-L-alanine amidase: protein MFKPLRALALFCILSGALGVAPIASLAQEPPATATPAAPAALPNVMEVRVSSTPERARLVVDLAGRTDFALVSLGDPNRLAIDVRAATFSLAEPSGTPAGEGLVSGYLVEQAAADRVRTTLTLAAPAQVQQAYVLDAFEDQPARLVVDIIPATPEEFAANAARDITGTTEAAPAASTPPGGTELPVVTRPLVVIDPGHGGIDSGAETPNGVKEKDIVLSFALRLQELLVESGRFDVALTREDDTFLRLEERVALARTNKADLFLSIHADSFQQPEIRGASVYTRDENATDVLDKVLADTENKTDVIAGFAPPQMAPEVVDILVDLMRREMRVQSYMAGQAIVHQLEPSVALRKFPLRQADFFVLQAPDVPSVLIELGFLSNATDIANLMESDWQDRTATALARGISTYFDSIAPPQ, encoded by the coding sequence TTGTTTAAACCCCTCCGTGCGCTCGCGCTGTTCTGCATTCTTTCGGGAGCGTTGGGCGTAGCGCCAATTGCCAGCTTGGCGCAGGAGCCGCCGGCGACGGCAACTCCGGCCGCACCAGCAGCGCTACCCAATGTGATGGAGGTGCGCGTCAGCTCGACGCCCGAACGCGCGCGGCTCGTGGTTGACCTCGCGGGCCGGACCGACTTCGCCCTGGTCTCGCTGGGCGATCCTAACCGGCTGGCGATCGATGTGCGGGCGGCGACCTTTTCGCTCGCCGAGCCATCCGGCACGCCTGCGGGGGAAGGGCTGGTGTCGGGCTATCTTGTGGAGCAGGCGGCAGCTGACCGGGTTCGTACCACCCTGACGCTGGCTGCTCCGGCCCAAGTCCAGCAAGCCTATGTGCTCGATGCCTTCGAGGACCAGCCGGCTCGGCTGGTGGTGGACATCATTCCCGCCACGCCCGAAGAGTTCGCGGCCAATGCGGCGCGTGACATCACCGGCACCACGGAAGCGGCCCCGGCGGCGTCCACGCCTCCAGGGGGCACTGAGCTGCCGGTGGTGACGCGGCCGCTGGTGGTGATCGACCCGGGCCATGGTGGGATCGATAGCGGGGCGGAAACTCCCAACGGGGTCAAGGAAAAGGACATCGTCCTTTCTTTTGCTCTGCGGCTGCAGGAATTGCTGGTGGAATCGGGCCGGTTCGACGTGGCGCTGACGCGCGAGGACGATACTTTCCTGCGGCTGGAAGAACGCGTCGCGCTGGCGCGGACCAACAAGGCAGATCTCTTTCTTTCCATTCACGCCGACAGTTTCCAGCAGCCCGAAATCCGTGGCGCCAGCGTTTATACACGCGACGAGAATGCCACGGACGTGCTCGACAAGGTCCTAGCCGATACCGAGAACAAGACCGATGTGATCGCCGGCTTTGCGCCCCCGCAAATGGCACCAGAGGTCGTGGATATCCTGGTTGACCTGATGCGCCGGGAAATGCGGGTGCAGTCCTATATGGCTGGGCAGGCCATCGTGCACCAGCTCGAGCCAAGCGTGGCGTTGCGGAAATTTCCGCTGCGGCAGGCTGATTTTTTCGTGCTGCAGGCGCCTGATGTCCCCTCGGTGCTGATCGAGCTGGGCTTTTTGAGCAACGCCACTGACATCGCCAATCTGATGGAGTCGGACTGGCAGGATCGGACCGCCACGGCTCTGGCGCGCGGGATTTCGACATATTTTGACAGCATAGCGCCGCCGCAATGA
- a CDS encoding ribonuclease E/G: MATKRMLVDAIHPEETRIVVTAGNRIEEFDFESATRRQLRGNIYLAKVTRVEPSLQAAFVEYGGNRHGFLAFSEIHPDYYQIPVADREALLAEEQEEEVSDEAAADEGAAPESVSEPAEEAGETSETSDAAEGDDSHIEQAPANNEPVESVGGADALEEVPERRRSSSNNRRHYKIQEVIKRRQVMLVQVVKEERGNKGAALTTYLSLAGRYSVLMPNTARGGGISRKITNAADRKRLKEITSDLEVPQGMGVILRTAGASRTKAEVKRDFEYLMRLWESVRSLTLKSQAPCLVYEEGSLIKRTIRDLYNKDIDEVFVAGEDAFIEARDFMRMIMPSHAKNVVLYKEDQPLFSKYGIEAQLDSMFSPTVTLPSGGYLVINPTEALVSIDVNSGRSTKEHNIEDTALQTNLEAAEEVARQLRLRDLAGLIVIDFIDMMENRSNRAVERKLKDCLKDDRARIQVGRISHFGLMEMSRQRIRFGVVESSTHKCPICDGTGLVRSTESMALMIMRHIEDHVMRKQGQSINVRLPIEVALYILNFKRETLTALEQRNNLSITITADGKMTGQQFAIEKGEARVSAYAETRAVEHVRVDTATIDDADDEIIEDEADEVEDQPVSAGEVGEGEPSRKRRRRRRRGGERGDDNGGRPAQTHLAAPIDEAELEDASAASSEAEEAGAEPESVREAVGFTADEGSEEERRKRRRRGRRGGRRNRRELEAEAGVTEAVPAGEAELSMEAVAEVADALLAQEEIATGEPTLTETPVEVPVEPTAEAAAEIPAEKPKRGRRKKVIETEESDPVPAEADASAEPAAVATEEAAAAPEKPKRKPRARKPKAEAAATEPETLQEAAPVVATEPASEAAAEAPSVPASEAPGLEPVAVAETDAPTEAPAEVELAAPAEPLPEPAAEAAPEASASAEPARIRRTRKELPEEGVVVSSSTPRPEGEPDKQPEKKKAGWWQRRLGLG; encoded by the coding sequence ATGGCTACAAAGAGAATGCTGGTGGATGCCATCCACCCGGAAGAAACGCGGATCGTCGTCACTGCGGGTAACCGCATCGAAGAGTTCGATTTCGAATCGGCAACCCGCCGCCAGTTGCGCGGCAATATCTATCTCGCCAAGGTCACCCGCGTGGAGCCTTCGCTCCAGGCAGCCTTTGTCGAATATGGCGGCAACCGTCACGGTTTCCTCGCCTTCAGCGAAATCCATCCCGATTACTACCAGATCCCCGTTGCCGACCGCGAAGCCCTCCTCGCCGAAGAGCAGGAGGAAGAAGTTTCCGACGAGGCGGCCGCCGATGAAGGCGCAGCCCCCGAGTCCGTCAGCGAACCCGCTGAAGAAGCGGGCGAAACATCTGAAACATCCGACGCTGCCGAGGGCGACGACAGCCATATCGAGCAGGCGCCGGCCAATAACGAGCCGGTGGAAAGCGTCGGCGGTGCCGATGCGCTTGAGGAAGTGCCGGAGCGCCGCCGCTCATCGAGCAATAACCGCCGCCACTACAAGATCCAGGAAGTGATCAAGCGCCGCCAGGTCATGCTGGTGCAGGTGGTCAAGGAAGAGCGCGGCAACAAAGGCGCGGCTCTGACCACCTATCTGTCGCTCGCCGGCCGCTATTCCGTTTTGATGCCAAACACTGCTCGCGGTGGCGGCATCTCGCGCAAGATCACCAATGCGGCGGATCGTAAGCGCCTCAAGGAAATCACCTCCGACCTGGAAGTGCCGCAGGGCATGGGCGTAATCCTGCGCACGGCCGGTGCTTCGCGCACCAAGGCCGAGGTCAAGCGCGACTTTGAATATCTGATGCGCCTTTGGGAATCGGTGCGCTCGCTCACCCTCAAGTCCCAGGCCCCCTGCCTCGTTTATGAAGAAGGTTCGCTGATCAAGCGCACCATTCGCGACCTCTACAACAAGGACATCGACGAAGTGTTCGTCGCTGGCGAGGACGCCTTCATCGAAGCGCGCGACTTCATGCGCATGATCATGCCGAGCCACGCCAAGAACGTCGTGCTCTACAAGGAAGATCAGCCGCTTTTCTCTAAATACGGCATCGAAGCGCAGCTCGATTCCATGTTCTCTCCGACCGTGACCCTGCCGTCGGGCGGTTACCTCGTCATCAACCCGACCGAGGCGCTGGTTTCCATTGACGTCAACTCGGGACGCTCCACCAAGGAGCACAATATCGAGGACACCGCGCTCCAGACCAATCTGGAAGCAGCCGAGGAAGTGGCCCGCCAGCTCCGCCTGCGCGATCTCGCCGGCCTCATTGTCATCGACTTCATCGACATGATGGAGAACCGCTCCAACCGGGCTGTCGAGCGCAAGCTCAAGGACTGCCTCAAGGACGATCGCGCCCGCATCCAGGTTGGCCGCATCTCCCATTTCGGTCTCATGGAAATGAGCCGCCAGCGCATCCGCTTTGGCGTGGTGGAAAGCTCCACCCACAAATGCCCGATCTGCGACGGCACGGGTCTGGTGCGCTCCACCGAATCCATGGCGCTGATGATCATGCGCCACATCGAAGACCATGTGATGCGCAAGCAGGGCCAGTCCATCAATGTCCGGCTGCCCATCGAGGTCGCGCTTTACATCCTCAACTTCAAGCGCGAGACCCTGACCGCGCTGGAGCAGCGCAATAACCTCTCCATCACCATCACCGCCGATGGCAAGATGACCGGCCAGCAGTTCGCCATCGAGAAGGGTGAAGCCCGCGTTTCCGCCTATGCTGAAACCCGTGCTGTCGAGCATGTGCGGGTCGATACCGCCACGATCGACGATGCCGATGACGAGATCATCGAGGACGAGGCTGACGAGGTCGAAGACCAGCCCGTGTCGGCTGGCGAAGTTGGCGAAGGCGAGCCCTCGCGCAAGCGCCGCCGTCGCCGCCGCCGCGGTGGTGAACGTGGCGACGACAATGGTGGTCGCCCCGCTCAGACCCATTTGGCTGCGCCCATTGACGAAGCCGAGCTTGAAGACGCTTCGGCCGCAAGCAGCGAAGCCGAGGAAGCCGGGGCGGAGCCTGAGAGCGTGCGTGAAGCCGTCGGCTTTACGGCCGATGAGGGCAGCGAGGAAGAGCGCCGCAAGCGTCGCCGTCGTGGCCGCCGTGGTGGTCGCCGCAATCGGCGTGAACTGGAAGCCGAAGCCGGTGTCACGGAAGCTGTGCCAGCTGGTGAAGCCGAACTGAGCATGGAAGCGGTTGCCGAAGTCGCCGACGCCCTCCTGGCCCAGGAAGAGATCGCCACGGGCGAGCCGACCCTGACTGAAACTCCGGTTGAAGTGCCGGTGGAGCCAACAGCGGAAGCGGCGGCAGAAATCCCTGCCGAAAAGCCCAAGCGCGGCCGTCGCAAGAAGGTCATCGAGACCGAGGAAAGCGATCCTGTGCCGGCCGAAGCCGACGCAAGCGCTGAACCTGCTGCCGTCGCGACCGAAGAAGCTGCGGCTGCGCCCGAAAAGCCCAAGCGCAAGCCTCGCGCCCGCAAGCCCAAGGCCGAAGCTGCAGCAACTGAGCCCGAAACGCTGCAAGAAGCGGCTCCCGTTGTCGCCACCGAGCCGGCTTCCGAAGCTGCAGCGGAAGCGCCATCCGTACCGGCCTCGGAAGCGCCAGGCCTTGAGCCGGTCGCCGTTGCGGAAACAGACGCACCGACCGAGGCCCCGGCCGAAGTCGAGCTTGCCGCCCCGGCGGAGCCACTGCCGGAGCCGGCCGCTGAGGCAGCGCCCGAAGCTTCGGCTTCAGCCGAGCCCGCCCGCATCCGCCGGACGCGCAAGGAACTGCCTGAGGAAGGCGTCGTAGTCTCCTCGAGCACCCCTCGTCCCGAGGGTGAGCCGGACAAACAGCCTGAAAAGAAGAAAGCCGGTTGGTGGCAGCGCCGCCTCGGCCTTGGCTAG
- a CDS encoding GNAT family N-acetyltransferase: protein MSAAIPTLRTERLLLRAPEMADFASYAAMMVSRRSVHMGGPFDERGAWLSFCQDVAMWPLFGHGALMIDRLADSRCIGQVGINHGPLFPEKELGWLLYAGFEGQGYASEAAAALRDWAFAELKLPTLVSYCDPANTASQAVARRLGGVVDPAAARQDPEDLVFRYRRGM, encoded by the coding sequence ATGAGCGCTGCTATCCCGACGCTCAGGACGGAGCGGCTGTTGTTGCGGGCACCCGAGATGGCGGATTTCGCCAGCTATGCCGCCATGATGGTCTCACGGCGCTCCGTTCATATGGGTGGCCCGTTCGACGAGCGCGGAGCATGGCTATCGTTTTGCCAGGACGTGGCGATGTGGCCCTTGTTCGGGCACGGCGCGCTGATGATTGACCGGCTGGCGGATAGCCGGTGCATCGGGCAAGTGGGCATCAATCACGGCCCGCTGTTTCCCGAAAAGGAACTTGGCTGGCTGCTTTATGCCGGCTTTGAGGGACAGGGCTATGCCAGCGAAGCCGCGGCAGCGCTGCGCGACTGGGCGTTTGCGGAGCTGAAACTGCCCACATTGGTGAGCTACTGCGATCCCGCCAATACAGCATCGCAGGCTGTGGCCAGGCGCCTAGGCGGGGTGGTCGACCCTGCCGCGGCGCGTCAGGATCCGGAAGACCTTGTGTTCCGGTACCGACGGGGGATGTGA
- a CDS encoding aminotransferase class I/II-fold pyridoxal phosphate-dependent enzyme: MSDPAPDGLMPFQAMEILKRAKAMEATGRTVCHLELGEPGSPPAPKVIEAVTKALPQAQGYTNAKGLAELREGLSAYYSAQHGVSVDPDLILASMGSSAGFILAFHAAFRPGARIAITRPGYPAYVNTLLGLGFGVAEIPLTAANGWRLTGAEIAATHAASPFEGLLFASPANPTGATVDREGLRDIVDTCARLGVRLISDEIYHGLDYRGPSVSALELTRDAVVINSFSKYYCMTGWRIGWMVMPEDLIRRTEILQQNLFISAPTLSQIAATVALGERDYSEEQKAGYAANRGLLHDGLSTLGFALGEPSDGAFYAYAGIAKFSNDSLEFCERMLEEAGVAITPGIDFDRVGGQGYVRLSYAGKRESIELALERMAKALR; this comes from the coding sequence ATGTCCGACCCAGCACCAGACGGCTTGATGCCGTTCCAAGCCATGGAAATTCTCAAGCGCGCCAAAGCCATGGAGGCGACGGGCCGGACGGTGTGTCACCTCGAATTGGGCGAGCCGGGCTCGCCGCCGGCGCCGAAGGTGATCGAAGCCGTCACCAAGGCCTTGCCGCAGGCGCAGGGCTATACCAATGCCAAAGGGTTGGCGGAACTGCGCGAGGGACTGTCGGCCTATTACTCGGCCCAGCATGGCGTATCCGTAGATCCGGACCTGATTCTCGCGAGCATGGGGTCATCGGCCGGGTTCATTCTGGCGTTTCACGCTGCTTTTCGGCCGGGGGCTCGCATTGCCATTACCCGGCCGGGCTATCCGGCCTATGTAAACACGCTGCTGGGGCTGGGGTTCGGGGTGGCTGAAATTCCGCTCACTGCTGCCAATGGCTGGCGCCTAACTGGTGCGGAGATTGCCGCCACCCATGCCGCGTCGCCCTTTGAGGGACTGCTGTTTGCGAGCCCTGCCAATCCGACAGGGGCAACGGTGGACCGGGAAGGGCTGCGCGACATCGTTGACACCTGCGCCCGGCTCGGCGTGCGGCTGATCTCGGACGAAATCTATCATGGGCTCGATTATCGCGGACCTTCGGTCAGCGCGCTGGAGCTGACGCGCGACGCTGTCGTGATCAACAGCTTTTCCAAATATTACTGCATGACGGGCTGGCGGATCGGCTGGATGGTGATGCCGGAGGACCTGATCCGGCGTACCGAAATCCTGCAGCAGAATCTGTTTATTTCGGCCCCGACGCTGAGTCAGATCGCCGCTACGGTCGCCTTGGGTGAGCGCGATTATTCGGAAGAGCAGAAAGCGGGTTATGCGGCCAATCGCGGACTGCTGCATGACGGCCTGAGCACGCTGGGCTTTGCCCTGGGCGAGCCCTCGGACGGGGCGTTCTATGCCTATGCAGGGATCGCCAAGTTCTCCAATGACTCCCTGGAGTTCTGCGAGCGGATGCTGGAAGAGGCCGGGGTGGCGATCACGCCGGGCATCGATTTCGACCGTGTCGGCGGACAGGGCTATGTGCGTCTGAGCTATGCCGGCAAACGCGAAAGCATCGAATTGGCGCTGGAGCGGATGGCCAAGGCACTCCGATGA
- a CDS encoding DsbA family protein, whose protein sequence is MPRLTLALVALVGVLAGALGYSMWSRPVPQTDAVAVRAIVDTVLAEREAATPPPVPAAAPAMAELDPAQLNPLIENYLMSDPTILQRLSTALDTKLRTAEREQATTAIASMREAIFNDPRQVVLGNPEGDVTLVELFDYNCGYCRSALPDLATLLAEDPNLRVVLKEFPILSNESMDAARIAVLVGREDVDYWRFHEALFTTRGQVDKTAALAAAADLGLSPVNLELQMNEETVAQTIKTSYEIAQALNITGTPTYIIGNEVIPGAIGIDELRSRIRNMRACGESQCEG, encoded by the coding sequence ATGCCTCGCCTCACCCTTGCTCTTGTTGCCCTGGTCGGCGTCCTGGCTGGCGCTTTGGGCTACTCCATGTGGAGCCGCCCGGTTCCACAAACCGATGCAGTCGCGGTTCGCGCCATTGTCGATACGGTCCTGGCCGAGCGCGAGGCCGCAACTCCACCACCGGTCCCTGCCGCTGCTCCCGCTATGGCTGAGCTTGATCCTGCCCAGCTCAACCCGCTCATTGAAAACTACCTGATGAGCGACCCGACGATCCTGCAGCGCCTATCGACCGCTCTCGACACCAAGCTGCGCACCGCCGAGCGCGAACAAGCCACCACGGCCATCGCCAGCATGCGCGAAGCCATCTTCAACGATCCCCGCCAGGTCGTGCTCGGCAATCCGGAGGGCGACGTCACCCTGGTCGAACTCTTCGACTACAACTGCGGTTATTGCCGCAGTGCCCTGCCCGACCTCGCCACGCTTCTGGCCGAAGATCCCAATCTGCGCGTCGTGCTCAAGGAATTCCCGATCCTGTCCAACGAATCGATGGATGCCGCCCGCATCGCCGTTCTGGTGGGCCGGGAGGATGTGGATTATTGGCGCTTCCACGAGGCCCTCTTCACCACGCGCGGCCAGGTCGACAAAACCGCAGCCCTCGCCGCCGCCGCTGATCTTGGCCTCAGCCCGGTCAACCTTGAGCTGCAGATGAACGAGGAAACGGTCGCCCAGACGATCAAGACGTCCTACGAAATCGCCCAGGCGCTCAACATCACCGGCACGCCCACCTACATCATTGGCAATGAGGTCATTCCGGGCGCCATCGGCATTGACGAGCTGCGCAGCCGCATCCGCAACATGCGCGCTTGCGGTGAAAGCCAGTGTGAAGGCTGA
- the aroQ gene encoding type II 3-dehydroquinate dehydratase — protein sequence MAKRVLVLNGPNLNLLGIREPGIYGSNTLKDIENLCRDTATELGLSVDFRQSNHEGELVTWIQDARATADAILINPAAYSHTSLAIADALKAVGLPVAEVHLSNIHQREPFRHHSFVSAVAVGVLCGFGALGYKLALQALAEKL from the coding sequence ATGGCTAAGCGCGTACTCGTACTCAACGGACCCAATCTCAATCTTCTGGGCATCCGCGAGCCCGGCATCTACGGCTCCAATACCCTCAAGGATATTGAGAACCTGTGCCGGGATACGGCGACCGAACTCGGCCTCAGCGTCGATTTCCGGCAGTCCAATCATGAAGGCGAGCTGGTCACCTGGATTCAGGACGCGCGCGCCACAGCCGATGCCATCCTGATCAACCCGGCCGCCTATTCGCACACGAGCCTGGCCATTGCCGATGCCCTCAAGGCCGTCGGCTTGCCAGTAGCCGAAGTCCACCTTTCCAATATTCACCAGCGTGAGCCATTCCGGCACCATTCCTTTGTCTCAGCCGTTGCTGTGGGTGTGCTTTGCGGCTTTGGAGCGCTCGGCTATAAGCTGGCGCTCCAGGCACTGGCTGAAAAACTGTAA